In a genomic window of Siniperca chuatsi isolate FFG_IHB_CAS linkage group LG1, ASM2008510v1, whole genome shotgun sequence:
- the hnrnph3 gene encoding heterogeneous nuclear ribonucleoprotein H3 isoform X2 produces the protein MSLNEEGYVVRIRGLPWSCTQEEVASFFSDCDIVGKVNGVCFTYSKEGRPSGEAFIELKTAEDFKNALAKDRKYMGHRYIEVFKSNCSEMDWVLKRSGPADYDSCSGCMLRLRGLPFGCSKEEIVQFFSGLRIVPNGITLPVDYQGRSTGEAFVQFASKEIAEKALGKHKERIGHRYIEIFKSSRNEIRAYYELPRRGLGGQRPGPYDRPMMGGPRGGFFGPGLGRGVALMDTMRSGGGYGGGYSGFDSYNGFNNYCFDNGMFDERVRGERGGRGMGGHSYSGQSDGCSGFHNGHFVHMRGLPFRATDGDIAKFFSPLNPLRVHIDVAPNGKSTGEADVEFRSHEDAVAAMSKDKNHMRRGGGYYGNSGGGGGSRSSGLRGAY, from the exons ATGTCTTTGAACGAGGAGGGTTATGTGGTTCGGATCAGGGGACTACCCTGGTCCTGCACGCAGGAGGAGGTGGCCAGTTTCTTCTCTG ACTGTGACATCGTTGGGAAAGTAAACGGAGTGTGTTTCACCTACTCTAAAGAAGGCCGTCCCAGTGGAGAGGCATTTATTGAGCTGAAAACAGCAGAGGATTTTAAAAATGCCCTTGCCAAGGACCGTAAATACATGGGACACCGATACATAGAGG TGTTCAAGTCCAACTGTAGCGAGATGGACTGGGTGCTGAAACGTAGTGGTCCTGCTGATTATGACAGCTGCAGTGGCTGCATGCTGAGACTTAGAGGCCTTCCCTTTGGCTGCAGCAAGGAGGAGATTGTTCAGTTCTTCTCAG GGTTGAGAATCGTGCCAAATGGGATTACTCTGCCAGTGGACTACCAGGGGAGGAGCACAGGGGAAGCCTTCGTGCAGTTTGCCTCAAAGGAGATAGCAGAAAAGGCTCTGGGGAAACACAAGGAAAGAATAGGGCACAG GTATATAGAGATTTTTAAGAGCAGTCGTAACGAGATCAGAGCCTATTATGAGCTGCCCCGGCGGGGGTTGGGAGGCCAGAGACCAGGGCCCTACGACAGACCCATGATGGGGGGCCCCAGAGGAGGGTTTTTTGGGCCCGGGCTTGGCCGCGGTGTGGCTCTGATGGACACCATGAGGAGCGGAGGGGGCTATGGAGGAG GTTACAGTGGCTTTGACAGCTACAATGGTTTCAACAACTACTGTTTTGACAATGGCATGTTTGATGAAcgagtgagaggagagaggggaggaagag GGATGGGAGGCCACAGTTACAGTGGTCAAAGTGATGGGTGTTCAGGCTTCCACAATGGCCATTTTGTCCATATGAGGGGTTTACCTTTCCGTGCCACAGACGGAGACATCGCTAAA TTCTTCTCTCCTTTGAATCCACTGAGGGTCCATATTGATGTGGCTCCCAACGGCAAATCGACTGGAGAAGCAGATGTGGAGTTTCGCTCCCATGAAGACGCTGTGGCAGCCATGTCCAAAGACAAGAACCACATGC GTCGTGGCGGTGGTTACTACGGTAACTCAGGAGGGGGTGGAGGCTCACGGAGCAGCGGGCTGCGAGGTGCATACTGA
- the hnrnph3 gene encoding heterogeneous nuclear ribonucleoprotein H3 isoform X3 → MGHRYIEVFKSNCSEMDWVLKRSGPADYDSCSGCMLRLRGLPFGCSKEEIVQFFSGLRIVPNGITLPVDYQGRSTGEAFVQFASKEIAEKALGKHKERIGHRYIEIFKSSRNEIRAYYELPRRGLGGQRPGPYDRPMMGGPRGGFFGPGLGRGVALMDTMRSGGGYGGGYSGFDSYNGFNNYCFDNGMFDERVRGERGGRGMGGHSYSGQSDGCSGFHNGHFVHMRGLPFRATDGDIAKFFSPLNPLRVHIDVAPNGKSTGEADVEFRSHEDAVAAMSKDKNHMQHRYIELFLNSTASGAAEMSRGGGYYGNSGGGGGSRSSGLRGAY, encoded by the exons ATGGGACACCGATACATAGAGG TGTTCAAGTCCAACTGTAGCGAGATGGACTGGGTGCTGAAACGTAGTGGTCCTGCTGATTATGACAGCTGCAGTGGCTGCATGCTGAGACTTAGAGGCCTTCCCTTTGGCTGCAGCAAGGAGGAGATTGTTCAGTTCTTCTCAG GGTTGAGAATCGTGCCAAATGGGATTACTCTGCCAGTGGACTACCAGGGGAGGAGCACAGGGGAAGCCTTCGTGCAGTTTGCCTCAAAGGAGATAGCAGAAAAGGCTCTGGGGAAACACAAGGAAAGAATAGGGCACAG GTATATAGAGATTTTTAAGAGCAGTCGTAACGAGATCAGAGCCTATTATGAGCTGCCCCGGCGGGGGTTGGGAGGCCAGAGACCAGGGCCCTACGACAGACCCATGATGGGGGGCCCCAGAGGAGGGTTTTTTGGGCCCGGGCTTGGCCGCGGTGTGGCTCTGATGGACACCATGAGGAGCGGAGGGGGCTATGGAGGAG GTTACAGTGGCTTTGACAGCTACAATGGTTTCAACAACTACTGTTTTGACAATGGCATGTTTGATGAAcgagtgagaggagagaggggaggaagag GGATGGGAGGCCACAGTTACAGTGGTCAAAGTGATGGGTGTTCAGGCTTCCACAATGGCCATTTTGTCCATATGAGGGGTTTACCTTTCCGTGCCACAGACGGAGACATCGCTAAA TTCTTCTCTCCTTTGAATCCACTGAGGGTCCATATTGATGTGGCTCCCAACGGCAAATCGACTGGAGAAGCAGATGTGGAGTTTCGCTCCCATGAAGACGCTGTGGCAGCCATGTCCAAAGACAAGAACCACATGC AGCATCGCTATATTGAGCTGTTTCTTAACTCAACAGCCAGTGGAGCAGCTGAAATGA GTCGTGGCGGTGGTTACTACGGTAACTCAGGAGGGGGTGGAGGCTCACGGAGCAGCGGGCTGCGAGGTGCATACTGA
- the hnrnph3 gene encoding heterogeneous nuclear ribonucleoprotein H3 isoform X1 yields the protein MSLNEEGYVVRIRGLPWSCTQEEVASFFSDCDIVGKVNGVCFTYSKEGRPSGEAFIELKTAEDFKNALAKDRKYMGHRYIEVFKSNCSEMDWVLKRSGPADYDSCSGCMLRLRGLPFGCSKEEIVQFFSGLRIVPNGITLPVDYQGRSTGEAFVQFASKEIAEKALGKHKERIGHRYIEIFKSSRNEIRAYYELPRRGLGGQRPGPYDRPMMGGPRGGFFGPGLGRGVALMDTMRSGGGYGGGYSGFDSYNGFNNYCFDNGMFDERVRGERGGRGMGGHSYSGQSDGCSGFHNGHFVHMRGLPFRATDGDIAKFFSPLNPLRVHIDVAPNGKSTGEADVEFRSHEDAVAAMSKDKNHMQHRYIELFLNSTASGAAEMSRGGGYYGNSGGGGGSRSSGLRGAY from the exons ATGTCTTTGAACGAGGAGGGTTATGTGGTTCGGATCAGGGGACTACCCTGGTCCTGCACGCAGGAGGAGGTGGCCAGTTTCTTCTCTG ACTGTGACATCGTTGGGAAAGTAAACGGAGTGTGTTTCACCTACTCTAAAGAAGGCCGTCCCAGTGGAGAGGCATTTATTGAGCTGAAAACAGCAGAGGATTTTAAAAATGCCCTTGCCAAGGACCGTAAATACATGGGACACCGATACATAGAGG TGTTCAAGTCCAACTGTAGCGAGATGGACTGGGTGCTGAAACGTAGTGGTCCTGCTGATTATGACAGCTGCAGTGGCTGCATGCTGAGACTTAGAGGCCTTCCCTTTGGCTGCAGCAAGGAGGAGATTGTTCAGTTCTTCTCAG GGTTGAGAATCGTGCCAAATGGGATTACTCTGCCAGTGGACTACCAGGGGAGGAGCACAGGGGAAGCCTTCGTGCAGTTTGCCTCAAAGGAGATAGCAGAAAAGGCTCTGGGGAAACACAAGGAAAGAATAGGGCACAG GTATATAGAGATTTTTAAGAGCAGTCGTAACGAGATCAGAGCCTATTATGAGCTGCCCCGGCGGGGGTTGGGAGGCCAGAGACCAGGGCCCTACGACAGACCCATGATGGGGGGCCCCAGAGGAGGGTTTTTTGGGCCCGGGCTTGGCCGCGGTGTGGCTCTGATGGACACCATGAGGAGCGGAGGGGGCTATGGAGGAG GTTACAGTGGCTTTGACAGCTACAATGGTTTCAACAACTACTGTTTTGACAATGGCATGTTTGATGAAcgagtgagaggagagaggggaggaagag GGATGGGAGGCCACAGTTACAGTGGTCAAAGTGATGGGTGTTCAGGCTTCCACAATGGCCATTTTGTCCATATGAGGGGTTTACCTTTCCGTGCCACAGACGGAGACATCGCTAAA TTCTTCTCTCCTTTGAATCCACTGAGGGTCCATATTGATGTGGCTCCCAACGGCAAATCGACTGGAGAAGCAGATGTGGAGTTTCGCTCCCATGAAGACGCTGTGGCAGCCATGTCCAAAGACAAGAACCACATGC AGCATCGCTATATTGAGCTGTTTCTTAACTCAACAGCCAGTGGAGCAGCTGAAATGA GTCGTGGCGGTGGTTACTACGGTAACTCAGGAGGGGGTGGAGGCTCACGGAGCAGCGGGCTGCGAGGTGCATACTGA